In one window of Blastopirellula marina DNA:
- a CDS encoding DUF1570 domain-containing protein, with amino-acid sequence MKLPRLALLSILSIWLTTCQLLTAEIVGQQATYPVMIQLDLQDETIQATPVLATQQRVIMLGRDGRMWDFAPQNASNFTQLATPFRPLRQNEMRGDLLAEFGNGYDVTGTGNYLVVHPAGQKDAWANQFESLFRSFQQYFAARGIHLQRNEFPLVAVVFPDFKSYQKYAAQDGMRVSPGVVGYYSGETNRVALYDITHGHHDNPLWAENMATIIHEATHQTAFNTGVHSRYAQQPKWLVEGLATMFEAPGVWDSRNNPNFRDRVNKTRMLEFLEYTKTQRAADSLARFVATDDAYYKRPSTAYGEGWAMVFYLIETRPREFAAYVRTVAARSAEDVYTAEDRVRDFQDAFGSDLAQMEAYFLRYISDLPNKM; translated from the coding sequence ATGAAGCTCCCACGACTTGCCCTGCTGAGCATATTGTCGATTTGGCTAACGACCTGCCAGCTGCTGACGGCGGAAATCGTCGGCCAGCAGGCGACTTACCCCGTGATGATCCAGCTTGATCTGCAGGACGAAACGATCCAGGCCACGCCGGTGCTTGCCACACAGCAGCGGGTCATCATGCTTGGCCGCGATGGTCGGATGTGGGACTTCGCACCGCAGAATGCCTCCAACTTCACGCAGCTAGCAACCCCGTTTCGTCCGCTGCGGCAGAATGAAATGCGGGGAGATCTGCTGGCAGAATTCGGCAACGGCTACGATGTCACCGGAACCGGCAACTACCTGGTGGTGCATCCGGCCGGCCAGAAAGACGCGTGGGCCAATCAGTTTGAATCGCTCTTTCGATCGTTCCAGCAATACTTCGCTGCCCGCGGCATCCATTTGCAGCGAAACGAGTTCCCCCTGGTCGCCGTCGTCTTCCCTGACTTTAAGTCGTACCAAAAATACGCTGCCCAGGACGGCATGCGGGTTTCGCCTGGCGTGGTTGGTTATTACTCGGGCGAAACCAATCGCGTGGCCTTGTACGACATCACCCACGGCCATCACGACAATCCACTATGGGCCGAGAACATGGCCACCATCATTCACGAGGCAACCCATCAAACGGCATTCAACACCGGCGTGCACAGCCGCTATGCCCAGCAGCCCAAGTGGCTGGTTGAAGGACTGGCAACGATGTTCGAAGCACCCGGCGTGTGGGACTCGCGCAACAACCCGAACTTCCGAGACCGCGTCAACAAAACGCGCATGCTCGAGTTCCTCGAATACACCAAGACGCAGCGCGCCGCCGATTCGCTGGCCAGGTTCGTAGCGACCGACGATGCCTACTATAAGCGGCCATCAACTGCATACGGCGAAGGGTGGGCAATGGTCTTCTACTTAATCGAAACGCGGCCCCGCGAATTCGCCGCCTACGTTCGCACCGTCGCGGCCCGTTCGGCCGAAGATGTCTACACGGCGGAAGATCGCGTGCGCGACTTCCAAGATGCGTTCGGCAGCGACCTCGCCCAGATGGAAGCGTACTTCCTACGTTACATTAGTGACTTGCCGAACAAGATGTAA